In the Carcharodon carcharias isolate sCarCar2 chromosome 8, sCarCar2.pri, whole genome shotgun sequence genome, ACTTGAGAGGAAAGGGACGTTGGAGATGGGGTGTTAGTTTGTAAGGATGGTGGGTCAAGTGTTacttttttttgaggagaggaatGATGGAAACTTTGAAGGAGGGGGGACAACAGCGGAAAACAGTTAACAATATTGGCTAATATGGGGGCCAGAAGGTGAAGTTGCATGGTCAGAGATTAAAGAGAATAGGATATAGTGAGAGAAGGAGGTGGGTCTTCATGGGCAAAATGAGCATGGAGAGAACATAACGGGAGATAGGAGAGAATCTAGAGAAATATGAGAGCTCAGGGCTAGGGGAGGAGAACGTTAAGAGAAGTTTGTAACTCAACATTTGAATGCTTGTGAACAAGGGATGAGTTCCTGTGTGTAGGttactgtgctgtaaattcaTGGACATGTAGTGCAATGCAACATACTTACAACATTGAAATATAGTGTACCTAACACTGCTGGTACTGAGATTTATCTTAAACATCATGGACAGCAATTCCCCTCCCCATCCTAGCTCATCTCAAAGATTGAATCGAAAATATTGCAGTTGTAACAGAGATTTGTTGCAACTTGAACTTGCAGCTATCCTTTTTGAGGTTGCAAAAATGCTCATTAAACTGTTCAGAATCTGGCAGTGCCTTGCTATACCaccaaaataaaaatgttatagTTCAAGCTCAGGAATTCAGAAAATATACATACCTgctcagagagagaaagggagagaacaaAATTACTAAGCTCCTCCTATGATAGGTCCTACTTAAAAGGGTTAGTCTCCTCAGTGCAGAACTGAAAGGATGCAGAAAGTATTGAAAAAAAAATACCCATACTCACCCACACAACTGCAGGGAGCatccttgggatgtgagcattgctggtgtGGCCAGTTTTtcatgcccatccttaattatctgtaatgtggtggtggtgagccaccttcttgaaccgctgcattccacTGCCCCCGTGGGAAATTTAACCCCTGACCACAACAATTTTAATATCTCAAGTTTTTATTCTGTACTTTTCTTTAAACTGATCCATACAGGGAATTTAAAAGATAGACAGACCATTTTCACTCATTGCCTCCTTCCACGCCAGGTTCAAAGTAACAATATATTGATTTGTTATGgtcattaacaaaataaaagacttTACCATCTGTATAATCTTGAACATCGTTTGTGGTAATCATTTCCTTGGACACTGTGATCATTCTCCACAAGAACACCCTTCATTCCACATCGTGTGGGTGCAACATTTAACCTTATGCCTTGAGACATCATGTTCTCTGGAGTCAACGCTGACGACTCACTGTCCCAccatctctggtgggtctgtcctgacaGCGGGACAGGACATAATCAGGGATGGTGATAAAGGAATCTGGGACATTGGTTGTAAGGTATAATTCTATGATTATGATGacgtcaggctgctgcttgactagtttgtgagacaatagtcccaattttggcacaaaccccagatgttagtgaggacgACTTTGCAGAGTCGGCTGGGCAGACTGCCTTTGTCATGTTTAGtgtctaggtcaatgctgggtggtccatttgGTATATTCTCTTATTCAACTTTTCTgtcgtggtttgatacaactgactaGTCTTCTAGGCGAGTTAAgattcaactacattgctgtgggtctggagtcacatgtagcccagactgagcaaggatggcagattttctctcCTGAATGACATTGGTCATCTGGTAATCTGGTAGTTTAATGAACATTATTGCTAGCTTTTTATTCTAgacttattaactgaatttaaattcctccagtttccacgatgggatttgaacttgtatcTTCAGAATATTAGTctagacctctggattactaatgcaGTAACTATTACCATTAAATTACTGTTCCCTCATTTGAGGAGCCAGGTCATATAGAATACCACTTAAAACGAATTCAGCTTCGGGACATTTTCAAATGTACACAGTAAACAGCAGTTGAAAGAAGACACCTCCTGAATGATTGAATTTTTAGTTACTGATGTTAAAATGGAGGTCATGATACAAGCTGTAGAAAACACCTTtagtcaactttaagtactggaAAGTTATGATTAAAATGTTACTAGGCTTACTGTTAGCACAGAAAAAGAACTGCATAAAATTGCCCTATATGTCTCACTAATGGGAAATGTAACCCCTTCATCGCTCAAGCCTGACCAGATCAATTTTCACATCTCAAATATTTattctgttttctttttaaacCAATCCACACTGAGAATCTAAGAAAATACCAGTACAGAATATTTCCACTCAATGTCTCTTTCCTTGCCAGTTTAAACAACATAACATATCAACTTCTTATGGTGAATGTCTTGCAGAATAGTAAACTTTACCATCTGTATAATCTTGAACATCGTGGTAATCGACTCCCCGTGCATTGCGATCATTCTGTACAAGATCGCTCTTGGTTCCACACAAATATATTTTGCAATGCTGAAAGAGAGGGAACACTGTGACCCAAGCTGTAAATCAGCCAACCTAAACTCAAACATACAAGAACCTAGAGCAACATTGCAAAATCGTTACTCAAATCTCAAAATAGAtcagcacccacagcccactgtaaATACATATGCCAAATCTTAAAGCAGACAAAACCCACAGTGCAAATCCAGCAACCAAACCCAAAAACCAGTTGGTCTCATAACCCACACTGTAAACCTCCTACTGAAATCCCAGAGCCCACGGTACCTCCACTACACAAATCCCAAAGAGCAGAGCCTGTAATCCCCACAATGTGCAAACTGCATTGCATTTTCTCCAGCCTGAAAATCTAACACACTGCAATAACTTCACCTTCTGGTATGAAAAATATTAGTGAAAGAATCATAGTCCACACTACAAATGAGTTACTTCAAAATGATGACCCATGATTGGAAACCAACAACAAAGAGCCCAATCTATTCAGAGCAAGGATTAAAATCAGTTCCTCCGCATTATAACAAAACTCACTTCTTCACAGTTCCGGACTTCATTCACCCAGAATCTAGCCCTTGCATAGCTGCTACTGTCAGTCAGATCTGGAAGACAGAAATACCCAAGGGGAACAGCCTTTATAAAAGGGATTTCAGAAATGTGGAGGATTCTGTTATTTGCAATCTACAGCAAAATTGTAAGCACATTCTGAACTCTTATTTATGTATTGTTATTAACAGCAGTGGAAATCTTCCCCCACGCTAATAGTTTAAGGGGcagcatttattttaaaatttagttCTGTTTCTTTCCCACCATTAGACTTAAACTGATCAATAAATCCTCACACTTCAAGGCCACACAAAGTTTCTCTGGTGACTACGGGGAGCATCTTTAACATGCTCATTTAAAACAATCCGATGAGTTTTCTGGAAATAGAAATAACTTTTCAATAAACAAGTCATAATATTCCCAAATGCGTTAGGTTGTGAAAGATCAGCTTATAAATTGTTTTTGTACATCAGATCCTAATCAATTTCTAATGCAATTGAGGCTGCGCTGAAGTACATTGAAAAATATGTTTTGGGACGAGGATAATACAGCTCTACGAAGAAACTCTGCATCAGTTCAATAACTACACCAGTGAAGAGAGTCATTACATTGTACAGAACATCTTTCTCCAATATGGTAGGTCAGATAATTAGTACAATGAAAACATAAGAAAACAGAGCTGGAATAAGACATTTGGTCCTTCAAGCTTGCtatgccattcaacaagatcatggctgatcacctaccTTAATTCCACCTTCCcatactatccccatatctctcaatTCAATTCAAACTCCCATGCAGGAGCTGTACAGGCCATCCATCATGGGGCAGTTTATGTCACATCtttctttaatttcatttttgaaTAACTTGAAGAAAAACTGGAATGGCTCAAGTTACAGCCAGGTCTGAAATTAACTGCGTAGCTCACCAATTGCAATGTGAGAGGAACCTAGAATTTAAGAAATATAGAACAAACCCCTCCTACCAACAGCAACAGGTTTTGATTCTGCATGAATTTAAATTCATGGTGTTTATAATGGTGAACAACAGCCAAATCATCAGATTCACTAGCTTTCTTCTGGTGAATAGTCCCTAATTGGCCGCTACAAATTATGACTCTCCACACTTAGAGATTACGTACAGCACAAACGGAAGCACAGCGCAGTTGCAAATTTCTTACCAAAGCACACAACTGCTGCTCGAGCTCCTCGATAGTAGATTCTGCTCATGGATTCGTACCGTTCTGACCCTGCAGTGTCCTGATGGGGAATAAAATTTATCCACTTACAATAAACAAATACCATTGCTTATTTGGACACCCTCCCTACCTTGTAATTGCTTGGCAAGACTTGACATCAAGACAAGAGGCTCCTGATGACAGTCACGTTAGCCAGCACAGGTCAAGCACTTTTAACTTTGGGAAAGAGGTTGGAGAGAAAGGAAGCATGACATGCCAGCTATTCATTCCAGGGCCACCCCGCTCACACCTCTCCAGCTGATTAAGAGCCCAGTGTAGGCAAGTTGGCCCTATGGCCTCAAATACTTAAAAGAGGAGTTAAGAGCAGCTAGCCCAGTAAATATGAAGACCATCATACTATCTCAGAATGGGAGATGCAAAAGTTAAGTAACAATCGCACATTCTCAAGGATCCCACAACAAATGGTTAAACTAACTCGAGTGTCTTCCTGATGGAAGTGGGTTTAGGACAATCTCTAACTCTAAACTCCAGTCACAGAAACCACTACTTCAacaaggaaggaaattaaaatgaCCAGGCATTGAAAAGTGCAAATAATGGACATTCATGAGAAATCACATCAGAGAAATCCAATCAAAAAGCCCAGAAGAACGCATAAACCATGGCGCTGACGCCTGAGTGGTTTAAACTCAGACTTAAGCCTTAAAAGCAACCTTTTTCTAATTTGAATATCAGCTAGACAAACACAAGGAAGGGAAGAACAGAAGATCAGACTGATGGGGTGCAATGAAGAGGATGTTCTTGTGGAGCACAGACATCAGTTTAGATTACTtggatcaaatggcctctttctgtactgcaCATTCTATGTAACTGTATATAAAAGCTAGCAGTATGCTACACTATCGGAGGATGACTTATAGATGAAAAATAACACAATATTGTTGTAGGCACTGTATATCAATTTAACTGGTGCTCCCAAGTAGCGAAGTAGCATACCCATACTAAGCTTTATCTACAAGGATTATCCTAGGATCAATCCATGGTTTATGCTACATTATCCAATCCTTTGGTGCCAGTAAGAACACTAAAACTGTCTCATCTTTCATGAGGGAGGAAATGGCCAAAAACCATAACACAGACAAAGGTCACagtctgatcactatccagtggtATTTGCCACAAAGTACATGCTTGAGATGGACTGGGCTTGGCTCTGATACATTCCCACAATCAAGTACTCCCACATTTTTCTCTACGCTTAAATAGGACAAATGGCCACTTGGGTGAGTTACAGgaagctgctggttcctgtgtaaCTATACGCATCCATTTAACAATGATTTCTGTAATCAAAGCAAATAAACCCCCTCCCTCCATAATAACTCACCCAATATGCTAACCACTCCAGAACTAAAGACGTCAACTTACCCAAATGCCAAGTGTGATTGCCTTTTCACCAACATGGATGAGCTTGGCCACAAATGCAGCCCCAATCGTCTAAAACAGAAACCAGTGAATTAAAGATAGACCTGTCCCTGAAAACCACTGAAATACAAATTAACTTACATTCTTTGGCCTTGTGTTCAAAATGCCTGGTGAATACAAGAGTTACTCagctcaaaacgttaattctgtttctctctccacagatgctgccagaccagctgagcttttccagcactctgTTTTATGCCTGATGTTGACTTTAATTTCTCTCagaaatgctgctgaggtgagaaCAAAGTGACTGGGCTAAACATTAATTTCCTAAAACATGTGGAAACACCAATGAACCACATACACAGCTGGAGAATGAGGGTAAAGATCATCATTTACAGCTCAGTGGCCCCACCTCATTAGTTCCCTGTACCTGTGGTATCCTTAGATGAAAAGGGTTCCAAAAAAAAGGCACTTGTTGGCTTCCCTGTGAGGCCTATAATTGGGTTGTATAGGAggaaacttgatttttttttcctttccattTCTCTTTAATTTCATTACTCCCATGGCAACACCCAAGACCAGCAATCCTCAGCCTGAGTGTGAATGACAGACAAAACTGAGGTTTGCAATTTTAATGAGGTGAACGTGAAGTTGGAATTTCCAACATTTGATCAAACAATTTGAAAGAAACTAAATATCGTGGGCTAAGTTTCCACTTTGAGCGCAATTAGGAAATTACGCCCAAAATGTGCCTGAAATTGGACTGGTTACAGTTCAGGTGGTCAATCAATTGAATTTGCTTAAATACAAATGTAAAATCTTCAGTGAACCAACACAATTAGATAGTGTTAACAGAATGGCATGGGATATTTTCTTACCTTTCCACTAAAAAGTATTGCATGATGCACTTAAGAGTGGTAAACTGGCACAattttattaatacagctgaaaatgggctGATCAGCAAAAATAAGATTTTTAGTAAGCGCCCAGTCCTCTTCCTATGAGCAACCCAATTTAAAAGTCACTGGAAATGACTTTTAAAAGCTACATTGAACCATTTAATATCTTCTTTGATGTACACTTGTCGGTTTCTTAGTGAAGTTAACAGTTTTGATGTGCCAATGCCCCTGTGCCTAAGAAAATTAGCTCAATTTGAAAAGTTTTCTCAAGCCAGCTCAACCTCACGGTTTTGTTCTGTGGACATGTCCAATTTTGTGGGCTAGGTCTTATTTGGGTGAAATTAACTTTAAATCAATGCTAAAGATTGCAGAAAACACTAATGTAAGTGCATATGGGCATAATAACACaataagaggagtaggccatttggcccctcacgcctgctccaccgttttataagatcatggctgatctgattgtggctttaacgcCATTTTCCTGGCTGCCCTCCAAAACCCTTGAAGCCCTCgtcaaccaaaaatctgtctaatctcaccttaaatacattcaatgacccagcctccactgctttgtgGAAAACAATTCTAAAGTCTAACGACCTCGGATgaaagaaattccccctcatgtGTTCGATGGGAGACTGCTATTTTGAAACTGTGAGCCTAATTCCAGATTCCCGCCAcgaagggaaacatcctcctagCATCTACCCAGTCAAGTCCCCTCAACATATTTTTttgaataagatcatgtgacAGTCTGCTagactccaatgaatacaggcccaacctgctcaacctttccttataagacaaccacttcatcccaggaatcggccTAATAAACcaactctgaactgcttccaatgcaatgcATAATTTAGTTACATTAAAATTCTCCAATTTCTTGCACTTTCTGATTGCATTGATGTTGCTGGCCTAAATGAACCAAAACTCTACAACTGTAACTCAGACTCCATTTAAACACCATGATTGCTACCTTCCAGAACACGAGACCATAACAATTGCCCCCCAGAGTCAACGACTGACAATGCTGGCCATGATGGAAGCCTCCAACTGAATTTTCGAAACTCAACACTCGCAATATGCAGTGAAACTAAGGGTGAGCTTATGAAGCAAAGCTAAGGGTGGACTAAATCTGGCACAGGCCAAAGGCTACATTTAATCCTGGTAATGAAACCTTGCCCCACAGCACTTTCCAATCTCTCAGTGCAATGAACATTTTTCTGGCATTATGTTGTCATTCTGTGCAGCTAACAGACACAGATTTTAACAGTGAGCATTGCTTAATGAAGGCAGGTTTCAGGCACAGGGGGGGGCTTCTGCTCAGTACACCACTATAAACTGAGCCTATCTGCTGGATACCAGAGATGGAAGCAGACTCTGCAACGGATCAGATTCTGAGCCATAATTATTGCAAATAAAACACAAATAAGCTTATTACCATGCAATAATTTCCCTACCTTCTTTCATTGGACACATAGATACTACTGGAGTCTGATTGGGAGAGGAATTAGCATCTTGGATTTACCACCACGATCGTTGCAATTACTAATCCTTGATATACAAGAAGAGAGATACAGTAGCCCAGAAACACCAGTTGTGTCTGATTTTGTTTTGTGCAACATCCTGGATGTTTTAtttcattaaaggtgctatataaatgaatgtTGTTGCAACTTTGTACAATTGAAAATTATATTTGATACTGTAGCATATGTGCTATTTGAATAAAGGATTATTCATCTTAACCTCACCATCAATAACTTCTCTATGGTAATGTGCCCCCCCGATTCTCTCTGGTGCACTCCCACAGAACGTCAAAGTTGCAGGTTGAGGGAGCATAAACTGTTGACTTGTGAGCCAGTGCTCTCAAGATGCTTCCCAGGAGGTAAccatcaatcatttcagttcaacATTTTTGTTGCTGTTATATTTGTTTTGGACAATCAGTTTGGGTTAGTCGAGCCCTCCCTGAATTATTGAAAATATCTTTGGCTAATGCAGGCACAGATACAAGCTGGTGGATGATAGTAATTTGCAGCCTGTTATTACAGGAACAAAACACATGGAGCAAATTTCTCGATTTTAACAGAAGCACTAACCTGATTATTTTAAGTTGGTTAATGCCTACATTAACATAGTGCAGGGAGGAATTGGTTACAAATCCATTAAGTGTCTGTGCATATCAACAGTTACTGCCAAGGGTGATGTACGTCTGTAGGATTGGGCTTAAAAAATGCAGAAGTCCACCTATAATAAGATTTCTTTACATGTTTCAAGGAACTGTAAATTACTTTATAGTCTTCACACATTATTTTCCATCAACCATTCCTCACCTAAATTACTTAATTTCTCCACTCTATGCTACCAATCAGCTACACAATGGGCACTTGCTTTGCATCATTAGTAAATCTGACAGCATTTCTTATAGCACATTCCTCCAAAATAAACTGCACGTCCATGGGTAAAGGCATCCAGTTCAACTTTGCCCGGAGCACCATCAGTTTAAACCATACTCACATTCTGATATGGGCCATTGAGGAAACGATTGTGTACATATCTCTCCACCAGACTAGTCTTTCCCACAAACTCCTTTCCCAACATTACCACCTTCACATCAACCCGCTGTCCACTCATTCTGTGACCTCTGCTGCCCACAGTCTACGTTCGGTATAGTATGAGGGGTAATTTTCACCATACACAACAGCAACGTGGTTGTCAGCTAAAATGGCTTCACCTGGGGACAAGAAAGAAAGGAGATTGTTATGGGCATATGTGAAATTGCCTTTTCAGGTAACTAAAAGAATGCTATTAAGAGAAGACTATCGAGTCCTTCAACACATTTTTATAAAATCGCACCCCAGCTTTACCTTTACAAGTGCCCCTTTCTGTAttgcctcacactctcatcctgcaTTGCTAGGTGCAGATTAATGAAACCAGATGTAAAGATGAGAAGTAATAGGAACACACAGGAAATTGCAATTCTCAGTTCCTCAAGCCAAATAAGACATAATAGAATACCTTATTCTATGCCTCCAGAACCAGTTCCCCATTCTGCAAATAAAATTAATCTTATTAAAAGTTAGCAGTTGTACTGCACAGAGGGCGGTGGTTGGGGGaggcagtgcaggagtgggcagacacctgggggtggggaagggagtggCATGTCCTTGCCCAATCTGCCTTCACTTTTATCACCAGCAACCTGTTTGATAGCGGCACTTCTACAGCAGTTACTGCAACTTTTAATGTTCAGCACATTCAAAATGTGAGAAAGAATACAGCCAAAAATATCCTAAAACTCATTGTACTGAGAACATACTATCCATGTCATTGAAGTTCCTTGTGCATTACATTCCAGTTACTGGGTACAAGATGAGACAAAATGTAGACTTACAACCTGCACAGTCACGACAACAAAATCAAGActgcaatcacacactgcacatccTAGCTTGCGATCCCACCTAACAGTCACAGCTAAAGAGCTTGACCAAGACTAGAGCCCCATACTGTACAATCAATGACGATGCCTGACCAGGATTAGAACCAAAACCTAGTCAAAGCTACAGAGTCTGACTGTGATTATAAATTCCTTGCAGTCACAGCTGCAATGCCTGACTAACAAGTAGCAAACCACCCTATATAATCACAGCTACAGAGCTTGTGATTACAAACCAGCACTACATTGCTAAAGCCTGAATATAATTAGAAGCATTACCGATGCAATCACACTAGAGAGTTTAACCAAAGTTAGAAACCCATCTTACGCGACCATATGGCAGTTGCTACGCTACAAGATAATTTTAAAACCATTTTGACATGATAAAGAATCTCTTTGATGTTAAACATTAACCTCTGACCTGTTAGTGTAAACAAACTGGTAAACAAAAGGCCTAATGTACCGGACAGATTTCTGTTGACAGCAATTGTACTCAAAAGTGTTGAGATATAGTTGCTGACCCAATTATATAATTTGTGTCACCTTTTAATGAACTTTACATTTAACCCGGATATGAGCAATTACAATCCACAACCATTGTATAATATTGTAGCGTAAGTGAGGTTGAGAGAAATGAACGGTTACAAACAATATTCATGTTTTACAATAGAGGTGATTTTGAAACTATGCTCAATTATCAGCCCTTCCAAACTGGAAGTATCCTGAGCTTCACTTGTATTGCACAACAAATGTCATACCACATCATACAAACAGTTAGTAATAATTGCTGTAAAAAAGAGACacatcaaagctttttgtcttgcactcatcaggacaacacaagaataccaatataaaaggaaaacaacaatttatatcgtatgtgaagggagtgctgattgattggcaactggactgattggtagaggcattgccatggagaatgcacttgtgatggtgactgacagggtcaagttgcctggtttaaatttcaaacaatgcttagtaGTTAACTGtgtcaccatcactgatgcactctccatggcaacgcctctaccagaatccaaattgttttccccttatattggtattcttgtgaaatgtCCTCATGAGTGtatgacaaaaagcttcaacatgtctcttttttcagcaatactcaagttctgtactctcAGCAACTATTAGTAATAATTCCTATTAATATCCCCTGTCCTAAGTAACAGACCCTTTCAGTAGATACAGAATGCAGAGTCATACCTTGATTAAGTGCCTCACATTATCACAGAAGACTGCCCAAATGCTCATAGCAGTAATGCTGCAAATAGGCCTGAACAAGGGGAAAATTAGGAGGCACAGTCAGATCCATCCACCCTAAATGGGATAGGGAACTTGGAAGCTCTACTGGGTAAGAGGCAACGTAGTGCAATGGAGGTAAGGGGGTTACTTTGAATGTAAACACGTTATTTACTATTTGGATCAGCCAATAAATTTCAGATTCCTGATCCAAAAGCTATCCTGGTTAGCATGGACACCGAATAACCCCCTGTATTTATAGCACAACTAATGAAGCTTTATTTGAAGCCTTCCCAGCACTGCCATATTATACATTTAATTATTCAATTCAGTTCTTGCACATCTCTATTCCCTGGTCATAATCTCCATGGAACATTCCACTGCTAAGAAGACTGTTCCTTTTGTTGCAGCTGCAGACATCAGACCATACAACATAGCAGTACCACATGGGGTAATGACCAGATTTGGCTGCTTGTTCCTGCTCATCTCATTGGGGGAAGGGAATGAGGGGAATTTTTGATTATCTCTGGATATAGAAAATTGTTAATGAAAAATGAATCTTGCATTTGCTATTGTCATGTCATATTTTACAAAATAAATCTCATTCCCTCAAAATCTGACATTCTTTGGTCTCCCCCATAACTGATACTCAGCTCTTCCCAATTCCTCCTCTTCCACATTACAACTTCCAAACCACACTCTGCTACTTGTA is a window encoding:
- the rab24 gene encoding ras-related protein Rab-24 isoform X3 — protein: MSGQRVDVKVVMLGKEFVGKTSLVERYVHNRFLNGPYQNDTAGSERYESMSRIYYRGARAAVVCFDLTDSSSYARARFWVNEVRNCEEHCKIYLCGTKSDLVQNDRNARGVDYHDVQDYTDEIKAKLFETSSKTGQNVDELFQIVAEDYLNVTAFQVMTEGDAVNLAEKKKPTYLFGCCHQ
- the rab24 gene encoding ras-related protein Rab-24 isoform X2 — protein: MSGQRVDVKVVMLGKEFVGKTSLVERYVHNRFLNGPYQNTIGAAFVAKLIHVGEKAITLGIWDTAGSERYESMSRIYYRGARAAVVCFDLTDSSSYARARFWVNEVRNCEEHCKIYLCGTKSDLVQNDRNARGVDYHDVQDYTDDELFQIVAEDYLNVTAFQVMTEGDAVNLAEKKKPTYLFGCCHQ
- the rab24 gene encoding ras-related protein Rab-24 isoform X4, with product MSGQRVDVKVVMLGKEFVGKTSLVERYVHNRFLNGPYQNTIGAAFVAKLIHVGEKAITLGIWDTAGSERYESMSRIYYRGARAAVVCFDLTDSSSYARARFWVNEVRNCEEHCKIYLCGTKSDLVQNDRNARGVDYHDVQDYTDEIKAKLFETSSKTGQNMNSFR
- the rab24 gene encoding ras-related protein Rab-24 isoform X1, with product MSGQRVDVKVVMLGKEFVGKTSLVERYVHNRFLNGPYQNTIGAAFVAKLIHVGEKAITLGIWDTAGSERYESMSRIYYRGARAAVVCFDLTDSSSYARARFWVNEVRNCEEHCKIYLCGTKSDLVQNDRNARGVDYHDVQDYTDEIKAKLFETSSKTGQNVDELFQIVAEDYLNVTAFQVMTEGDAVNLAEKKKPTYLFGCCHQ